In Triticum urartu cultivar G1812 unplaced genomic scaffold, Tu2.1 TuUngrouped_contig_6104, whole genome shotgun sequence, the sequence TTTAGGTGTTTTCGTGGCCTGCGGGTAGATTCAAACCAAAGGAAGGGGCCTCTTTGCAAAATGGCGCACGCTGACCGGGTCGGCACCCACATGTCCACATGTCGCTCTGTGATTGGCCAGGACCAAATTTGCACATTTGATGCAAGTTCAAGGAATAGGTAGGATCAAAATGCAAGTTCTAGAACCAAACCATCACATTCAACGCAAGTTGTAGGACTTCCGGTGCTTTTATAACTCTTCTTATAAGAAGAATGTAAGATTTGTACAGCACACCGGTGAGTCCAACGGTCCAAAAACTTCGCACTTTGTGGGGTTTAACTGAACCCCCATGCCCCACGTCAGTGCCTCATGGCCGTCGCCGTCGACGTCCGTGGCTCCATCCAGCTCCTCCGCACCTGCAGCGCCGTGGCCGGCCAGCAGCTGCACCAGGTCCTCCTCAAGTCCGGCCATGTCCCGTCCTCCCTCCCGCCCTCCAACTCGGTCCTCCTCATGTACGCCCGTTTCTCCCCGACCCACCGCCGCGACGCACGGCGATTGTTCGACGAAATGCCCGCCAGGAACTGCTTCTCCTACAACTCCCTCGTCACCGCCCACCTCAACTCCCGGGACCACGCCGAGGCGCTCCGTCTCTTCCGCTCCATGCCGGAAAGGAACAACTTTTCCTGGAACGCAGTGATCACTGGCATGGTCTCTGCAGGGGATTTGGACACCGCCCACAGTCTGCTGGACGAGATGCCCGTCAAGGATGCTGTGGCTGTCAACGCTGTGATGCATAGGTATGTCCGGTGCGGCCGTGTGGATGAGGCGCTTGCTTTGTTCAGAGAGATTGGTTCGGCATGCGGTGGTGCAGCGGACTCCTCGCCGTGCAATGATCTCTTTGTGCTTGCTACGGTTGTTGGTGCTTGTGCTGACCGGATGAAGTACGATTTTGGGAGACAAGTGCATGGTCGAATGGTGACTGCCAAGATTGAACTGGATTCGGTTTTGAGTTGCGCATTAGTGGACATGTACTGCAAGTGTGGGGATGTGGACTCTGCTCGGCGTGTCTTTGATGGTTTAGCACAGATTGACGAGTTCTCTGTTTCTGCCCTGGTCTATGGCTATGCTTCACGTGGACAGGTAAACGAGGCGTTACATATTTTTGACAGGGTGGAGAACCTCAACATTCTTTTGTGGAATTCTCTCATCAGTGGCTGTGCATTTGCCTGCCTTGGAGATGATGCTTTTGCTCATTTTGTAAGGATGATGCGGTCAGATGTGTTGCCTGATTCTTCAACGTATGCCAGCGTTCTGAATGTTTGTGGTTTTTCAGGAATGCTCAAGTCTGGGCAGCAGATACATGGGTGTGGTCTAAAGAGTGGGACTGTCAATGACATGATAGCAGCAAGTGCTCTCATTGACTTCTACTCAAAATGCAGCCTCTGGGAGGATGCTTGTCGAGCTTTCAGTGAGCTTAGGTTTCATGATACTGTGGTGCTCAATTCAATGATCACTGTGTACTCAAACTGTGGGCGGATAGAAGAGGCGAAAAGAGTCTTTTCGATGATCGCTAGCAAGAGTGTCATATCATGGAACTCTTTGGTTGTTGGGTTGAGCCAGAATGGACatgcaattgatgccatggagcTGTTCTGCAAGATGCATCGCCTTGGTGTGCGGCTCGACAAGGTTGCTATAGCTAGTGCTCTGAGTGCATCAAGTAATATTTGCTCCATAAGTTTTGGGGAGCAGATTTTTTCTCTTGCTACTGTTCTTGGCTTGCAGTCTGACCATGTTGTAGCTTCTTCAGTCATCGATCTGTATTGCAAATGTGGCAACTTGGCCAATGGTTGCAAGATTTTTGATGGAATAGACAAGCCTGACGAAGTCATGTGGAACTCAATGCTAATTGGTTATGCTTCCAATGGGCATGGACGCAAGGCACTAGAACTCTTGGAGCTGATGAGAGTTAGCGGTGTAAGACCAACCGAACGGACATTTGTTGGTGTCCTTTCCGCGTGCTGCCATTCTGGACTTGTGGAAGAAGGACTGACATGGTTTAAGCAAATGCAGGAGGATTTCTGTCTGATTCCATCAGCTGAGCATTATGCATGTGTGACTGACCTGTTAGTCCGGGCAGGTCGGCTAGATGAAGCAGTTGAGTTCATCGAGAATATGCCCTTTAAAGCCGATACAGTAAGCTGGACTACAGTTGTTGGTGGTTGCAAAGCTCAGGGCAATGAGGCTCTGATCCAGAAGATGTCAAAGAGACTGAAGCAGATGGAGGAATCAGGGTCACCACATTCCAGTCTGTATGTTCAGCTGTCCAGTGTGCTTGCTGCTAAAGGGGATTGGGCCAAATCAGCAGAAATGAGGGGTATGATGCG encodes:
- the LOC125530144 gene encoding putative pentatricopeptide repeat-containing protein At1g77010, mitochondrial, which encodes MAVAVDVRGSIQLLRTCSAVAGQQLHQVLLKSGHVPSSLPPSNSVLLMYARFSPTHRRDARRLFDEMPARNCFSYNSLVTAHLNSRDHAEALRLFRSMPERNNFSWNAVITGMVSAGDLDTAHSLLDEMPVKDAVAVNAVMHRYVRCGRVDEALALFREIGSACGGAADSSPCNDLFVLATVVGACADRMKYDFGRQVHGRMVTAKIELDSVLSCALVDMYCKCGDVDSARRVFDGLAQIDEFSVSALVYGYASRGQVNEALHIFDRVENLNILLWNSLISGCAFACLGDDAFAHFVRMMRSDVLPDSSTYASVLNVCGFSGMLKSGQQIHGCGLKSGTVNDMIAASALIDFYSKCSLWEDACRAFSELRFHDTVVLNSMITVYSNCGRIEEAKRVFSMIASKSVISWNSLVVGLSQNGHAIDAMELFCKMHRLGVRLDKVAIASALSASSNICSISFGEQIFSLATVLGLQSDHVVASSVIDLYCKCGNLANGCKIFDGIDKPDEVMWNSMLIGYASNGHGRKALELLELMRVSGVRPTERTFVGVLSACCHSGLVEEGLTWFKQMQEDFCLIPSAEHYACVTDLLVRAGRLDEAVEFIENMPFKADTVSWTTVVGGCKAQGNEALIQKMSKRLKQMEESGSPHSSLYVQLSSVLAAKGDWAKSAEMRGMMRERRIAKNPGCSWIDS